A stretch of the Actinoalloteichus fjordicus genome encodes the following:
- the eccD gene encoding type VII secretion integral membrane protein EccD yields the protein MATGTTVFSRVTVVAPKTRIDVALPADVAVADILPMVLEMAKEVTPDGGARHGGWCLSKMGEGPLTPNRTLASLGVVDGEILQLRRRIDNPPPPLYDDVVDAISDSDPNSFRPWTKETAHRLGHLAGVLGLLAAAVAVFLAGPTNNLAAAITGGVAAIVAISLGTVIARVYRAVTTGLLIAAAGGLPMAFVSGFYIVPGAQPRPAFLLAFTLILVASAACIMLLGTGITVFVASATAGLFGTIAFFIATFVAHPGPGIAAGAAAVGVATISLLPRLTIQLAKLPLPQVPGNAEDLKDDGGFPDYAVIERRSGLAHEYMTGMIIGCGATAAVGSVIAAASETIWGPIFGVVVAIVLLMRSRTYANGVQAIALLMCGIATFAGLMIGWLMISAGDTLTLLLWTMSSLLALAVAGFVFGVVFPEQKFSPVLRRSVDIFEAVMIAAVIPLALAVMDLYSTFRHLIQIDLGF from the coding sequence GTGGCGACCGGTACGACGGTGTTCAGCCGGGTCACGGTGGTTGCGCCGAAGACACGCATCGATGTCGCACTGCCCGCCGACGTGGCAGTGGCCGACATCCTCCCGATGGTGCTGGAGATGGCCAAAGAGGTCACCCCGGACGGCGGCGCGCGGCACGGCGGCTGGTGCCTGAGCAAGATGGGCGAGGGGCCGCTGACGCCCAATCGCACCCTCGCGTCCCTCGGTGTCGTCGACGGGGAGATCCTCCAGCTCCGGCGTCGCATCGACAATCCGCCGCCGCCCCTCTACGACGACGTCGTCGACGCGATCTCGGACTCCGACCCGAACAGCTTCCGGCCCTGGACCAAGGAGACGGCCCATCGGCTCGGGCACCTGGCAGGCGTGCTCGGCCTGCTCGCCGCCGCCGTGGCGGTCTTCCTCGCCGGGCCCACCAACAACCTCGCCGCCGCCATCACCGGCGGTGTCGCGGCGATCGTCGCCATCAGCCTCGGCACGGTGATCGCCCGCGTCTACCGCGCGGTGACCACCGGTCTGCTGATCGCGGCGGCGGGCGGCCTGCCGATGGCCTTCGTCTCCGGCTTCTACATCGTGCCGGGGGCTCAGCCCCGCCCCGCCTTCCTGCTGGCCTTCACACTGATCCTGGTCGCATCCGCAGCCTGCATCATGCTGCTGGGCACCGGGATCACGGTGTTCGTGGCATCGGCGACGGCCGGTCTCTTCGGCACCATCGCCTTCTTCATCGCCACCTTCGTCGCCCACCCCGGCCCCGGCATCGCCGCAGGTGCCGCCGCAGTCGGCGTCGCGACGATCTCGCTGCTGCCCCGGCTCACGATCCAACTGGCCAAGCTGCCGCTGCCGCAGGTGCCAGGCAACGCGGAGGACCTCAAGGACGACGGCGGGTTCCCGGACTACGCCGTCATCGAACGCCGTTCCGGCCTCGCCCACGAGTACATGACCGGCATGATCATCGGCTGTGGCGCCACGGCGGCCGTCGGCTCGGTGATCGCCGCGGCCTCCGAGACCATCTGGGGGCCGATCTTCGGCGTCGTGGTGGCGATCGTGCTGCTCATGCGGTCGCGGACCTACGCCAACGGCGTCCAGGCCATCGCCCTGCTGATGTGCGGGATCGCGACCTTCGCGGGTCTGATGATCGGCTGGCTGATGATCAGCGCGGGCGACACGCTGACGCTGCTGCTGTGGACGATGAGCAGCCTGTTGGCGTTGGCGGTGGCGGGCTTCGTCTTCGGCGTCGTCTTCCCCGAGCAGAAGTTCTCCCCGGTGCTGCGTCGCTCGGTCGACATCTTCGAGGCGGTGATGATCGCGGCGGTCATCCCGTTGGCGCTGGCGGTGATGGACCTCTACAGCACGTTCCGCCACCTGATCCAGATCGATCTGGGCTTCTAG
- the mycP gene encoding type VII secretion-associated serine protease mycosin has protein sequence MTRRVLVALSAGLLALGLPLAGAPALAQQADVEDTVTDAAQYPPADPAMVPGNPSSGSGDHSQFTHEVECISPNGSLPTDLQQTPWGQMFLRIDEAQRYATGVGQRVAVIDTGVSVHPRLAGRVEGIGDYIADANGLTDCDGHGTIVAGIIAAAEDPVTGFTGVAPDAEILSIRNVSHFYGPVDRLEEQAIQAGNLETMSRAIVLAADRGATVINLSETACVVATYPDDFYTAQLRAAINYAIERDIVVIAAAGNHNQDDPACANSNTPNSLQNHTFPGVFPEVLTVGSIGGDGALSEFSVQGDWVDIVAPGEDIISLDPAAGATSLANQVASPQGDLGPIEGTSFSAPYVAGVAALVRERYPDLSAEQVVNRLVRTAQHPGGLEGRSFGVGYGVLDPVAALTEVLPEEHGIEPAAPEQARNELPPMPPFDWTPTIVAVSGAGGGLVLLGITLFIVRAVRHTRQGSEA, from the coding sequence ATGACACGACGTGTCCTGGTCGCCCTCTCCGCCGGGCTGCTGGCGCTGGGGCTGCCCTTGGCCGGGGCGCCCGCCCTGGCCCAGCAGGCGGACGTCGAGGACACCGTCACCGACGCCGCGCAGTACCCGCCTGCCGATCCGGCCATGGTGCCGGGCAATCCCAGTTCGGGCAGCGGCGATCACTCGCAGTTCACGCATGAGGTGGAGTGCATCAGCCCGAACGGGAGCCTGCCCACCGATCTCCAGCAGACGCCGTGGGGACAGATGTTCCTGCGGATCGACGAGGCGCAGCGGTATGCCACCGGCGTGGGCCAGCGGGTCGCGGTGATCGACACCGGCGTCAGCGTGCACCCCAGGCTCGCGGGCCGGGTCGAGGGCATCGGCGACTACATCGCGGACGCGAACGGCCTGACCGACTGCGACGGCCACGGCACGATCGTCGCCGGAATCATCGCGGCCGCCGAGGACCCGGTGACCGGTTTCACGGGGGTCGCCCCCGATGCGGAGATCCTCTCGATCCGCAACGTCTCCCATTTCTACGGTCCGGTCGACCGGCTGGAGGAGCAGGCGATCCAGGCCGGGAACCTCGAGACGATGTCTCGGGCGATCGTGCTGGCCGCCGACCGAGGCGCGACCGTGATCAACCTCTCCGAGACGGCCTGCGTCGTCGCGACCTACCCGGACGACTTCTACACGGCGCAGCTGCGGGCGGCGATCAACTATGCGATCGAGCGCGACATCGTGGTCATCGCCGCAGCGGGGAACCACAACCAGGACGATCCGGCCTGCGCCAACTCCAACACCCCGAACTCCCTGCAGAATCACACCTTCCCCGGCGTGTTCCCCGAGGTGCTGACGGTCGGGTCGATCGGTGGGGACGGGGCGCTCTCCGAGTTCTCCGTCCAGGGCGACTGGGTGGACATCGTGGCGCCCGGCGAGGACATCATCTCGCTGGACCCGGCGGCAGGCGCCACGTCGCTGGCGAACCAGGTTGCCAGCCCGCAGGGCGACCTCGGTCCGATCGAGGGCACCAGCTTCTCGGCTCCCTACGTCGCCGGGGTCGCCGCGCTGGTCCGAGAGCGCTACCCCGACCTCAGCGCCGAGCAGGTGGTGAACCGACTCGTCCGTACGGCCCAGCACCCCGGCGGGCTGGAGGGTCGCAGCTTCGGCGTCGGCTACGGCGTCCTCGATCCGGTGGCGGCCCTGACCGAGGTCCTTCCCGAGGAGCACGGCATCGAGCCTGCCGCGCCGGAACAGGCGAGGAACGAGCTGCCACCGATGCCGCCGTTCGACTGGACGCCCACCATCGTCGCGGTCTCCGGTGCGGGCGGCGGCCTCGTCCTGCTGGGGATCACGCTCTTCATCGTCCGCGCCGTCCGCCACACCCGACAGGGCAGCGAGGCCTGA
- the eccB gene encoding type VII secretion protein EccB, translating to MPSTPTTKSQVQAYRFVLRRMQSALVRKDAVMLHDPMRTHMRSVGAGVALAVVGLLGFLIFGIISPRAQPPAAGAVVVSEPSGGVYVAVDNDGMQLIPMTNMASARLLQMQLGADSKSEMEVIGDDVLADIPRGQLTGLIGAPDYMPGSDRRIVPSWGLCDVAELDASHPDAEAVARPETTVLAGVEDMPGTPMTDEQALLVHSAENDRHYLVYRPSGDDGGSRGVVRAPIDVENDPVAAAAVLNSNPTPRAVSLGLLNAIPEVGAFRAPQIPGAGSPLPNPVQLSDQSDAQVGTVAFSETAAGARGYYVLLADGYQRIPEGVADLIRADQDLTVATPGIQSDQLTQMEESENPIDVADLPEQLPTPVSFSESEMSCFTWDGSDGQRIGVTLGDEVVLPKSDEDSDVEMRAVSLSSSPDVDYFFMPPGNAAVVRAATGEEGFERGPLHFVSDRGVIYGIPDMAHVVGLDLAAEGSTVDAGPESILGLLPSGPRLDQEDVSRVYDAVPFDGSGGDRMILGPEAGQAEETESEEDLFGF from the coding sequence ATGCCGTCAACACCTACCACCAAGTCCCAGGTCCAGGCTTATCGCTTCGTTTTGCGACGAATGCAGTCGGCGCTGGTGCGCAAGGACGCGGTGATGTTGCACGATCCGATGCGCACGCACATGCGTTCGGTCGGAGCCGGGGTCGCGCTGGCCGTGGTCGGCCTGCTCGGATTCCTCATCTTCGGGATCATCTCCCCGCGCGCGCAGCCGCCTGCCGCGGGCGCGGTGGTCGTGTCCGAACCGTCCGGCGGGGTCTACGTCGCGGTGGACAACGACGGGATGCAGCTCATCCCGATGACGAACATGGCCTCTGCCCGGCTGCTGCAGATGCAGCTCGGTGCCGACTCCAAGAGTGAGATGGAGGTCATCGGCGACGACGTCCTCGCCGACATTCCGCGCGGGCAGCTCACCGGACTGATCGGGGCCCCGGACTACATGCCGGGCTCGGACCGGCGCATCGTGCCGAGTTGGGGACTGTGCGACGTCGCCGAGTTGGACGCCAGCCACCCGGACGCGGAGGCGGTGGCCAGGCCGGAGACCACGGTCCTGGCGGGCGTCGAGGACATGCCCGGCACGCCGATGACGGACGAGCAGGCGCTGCTGGTCCACTCGGCGGAGAACGACCGGCACTACCTGGTCTATCGTCCGTCCGGCGACGACGGCGGCTCCCGGGGCGTGGTCCGGGCACCCATCGACGTGGAGAACGACCCGGTCGCGGCCGCGGCGGTGCTGAACTCCAACCCGACGCCGCGCGCCGTCAGCCTCGGTCTGCTGAACGCGATCCCCGAGGTAGGCGCCTTCCGCGCCCCGCAGATCCCGGGCGCGGGCAGCCCGCTGCCGAACCCGGTCCAGCTCAGCGACCAGTCGGACGCTCAGGTCGGGACGGTGGCGTTCTCCGAGACCGCTGCGGGCGCGCGGGGCTACTACGTCCTGTTGGCGGACGGCTACCAGCGGATCCCCGAGGGTGTCGCGGACCTGATCCGGGCCGATCAGGACCTCACCGTCGCGACGCCGGGCATCCAGTCCGATCAGCTCACTCAGATGGAGGAGTCCGAGAACCCGATCGACGTCGCGGACCTTCCCGAGCAGCTGCCGACGCCGGTCTCGTTCAGCGAGTCGGAGATGTCCTGCTTCACCTGGGACGGCTCGGACGGCCAGCGCATCGGTGTCACCCTGGGCGACGAGGTCGTGCTGCCGAAGTCCGATGAGGACAGTGACGTCGAGATGCGCGCCGTCTCGTTGTCCAGCAGCCCGGACGTGGACTACTTCTTCATGCCGCCCGGCAACGCCGCCGTGGTGCGTGCCGCCACCGGCGAGGAGGGCTTCGAGCGCGGGCCGCTGCACTTCGTCTCCGATCGAGGCGTGATCTATGGCATTCCGGACATGGCGCACGTGGTCGGGCTCGACCTGGCCGCCGAGGGCTCCACAGTGGACGCCGGGCCCGAGTCGATCCTCGGCCTGCTGCCCAGCGGCCCCCGACTCGACCAGGAGGACGTCAGCCGGGTCTACGACGCGGTGCCGTTCGACGGCAGCGGCGGTGACCGGATGATCCTCGGCCCCGAGGCCGGTCAGGCGGAGGAGACCGAGTCGGAAGAGGATCTGTTCGGCTTCTAG
- a CDS encoding AMP-dependent synthetase/ligase, translating into MTEFSVPPLVTTQPGGGLADMVYVNAAEAPTQVVFGRKQSDGTWADVTTSQFRDEVTATAKGLIASGIKSGDRVALLARTRYEWTLLDYAIWAAGAITVPVYATSARDQIAWILADSGAVAAVVENQANADDVEAARADATALKTVWQIESGAVEAIVEAGREIADDEVEQRRSAAKADDPATIIYTSGTTGRPKGCVLTHANFYAEVDNAIARLPQLFVNQSPEGPVPSTLLFLPVAHVFGRMVQVAVVRARVHTAHAPDITELTSDLQTFRPSFILSVPHVFERVFNRASQKARSEGKGRIFDLAAKTAIAYSKALDAGRPNLLLKARHLLFDKLVFSKLRAVLGGRVRYAISGGAPLGERLSHFYRGIGLLVFEGYGLTETTAAAAVNSPEKIKLGTVGQPLPGNAIRIAEDGEILIKGGVVFPQYWNNPTASAEAFSDGWFATGDLGELDSEGYLRITGRKKEILVTAGGKNVAPAGIEDVIRAHPLVSQALVVGDGKPFIAALITVDAESLPQWKSENDKPADATVADLADDVDLIAAVQEAVDAGNERVSRAESVRKFRILHTDFTIADGHITPSLKLRRAAIAKDYAAEIADLYRK; encoded by the coding sequence GTGACCGAGTTCAGTGTCCCTCCCTTGGTAACGACGCAGCCGGGAGGCGGACTGGCCGACATGGTCTACGTCAACGCCGCCGAGGCTCCGACACAGGTGGTGTTCGGGCGTAAGCAGAGCGACGGCACCTGGGCAGACGTCACCACCAGCCAGTTCCGCGACGAGGTCACCGCGACGGCCAAGGGCCTGATCGCCTCGGGCATCAAGTCAGGCGACCGCGTCGCGCTGCTGGCCAGGACCCGCTACGAGTGGACGCTGCTCGACTACGCGATCTGGGCGGCGGGGGCGATCACCGTGCCCGTGTACGCGACGTCCGCGCGCGATCAGATCGCCTGGATTCTGGCCGACTCCGGCGCGGTCGCCGCCGTGGTGGAGAACCAGGCGAACGCCGACGACGTCGAGGCCGCTCGGGCAGACGCCACCGCGTTGAAGACGGTGTGGCAGATCGAGTCAGGCGCGGTGGAGGCGATCGTCGAGGCGGGCCGCGAGATCGCCGACGACGAGGTGGAACAGCGCCGGTCGGCCGCCAAGGCGGACGACCCGGCCACGATCATCTACACCTCCGGGACGACCGGACGGCCGAAGGGCTGTGTCCTGACCCACGCGAACTTCTACGCGGAGGTCGACAACGCGATCGCCCGCCTGCCGCAGCTCTTCGTGAACCAGTCCCCGGAAGGACCGGTGCCCTCCACCCTGCTGTTCCTGCCCGTCGCACACGTGTTCGGCCGCATGGTGCAGGTCGCCGTCGTGCGGGCACGGGTGCACACCGCGCACGCCCCCGACATCACCGAGCTGACCTCGGATTTGCAGACCTTCAGACCCTCCTTCATCCTCTCGGTTCCTCACGTCTTCGAGCGCGTGTTCAACCGCGCAAGCCAGAAGGCACGGTCCGAGGGCAAGGGCCGGATCTTCGACCTGGCCGCGAAGACCGCCATCGCCTACAGCAAGGCGTTGGACGCGGGCAGGCCGAACCTCCTGCTCAAGGCCAGGCACCTGCTGTTCGACAAGCTCGTGTTCAGCAAGCTGCGGGCGGTGCTCGGCGGCCGGGTGCGTTACGCCATCTCCGGCGGAGCCCCGCTCGGCGAACGCCTCAGCCATTTCTACCGTGGGATCGGCCTGCTCGTCTTCGAGGGCTACGGCCTCACCGAGACGACGGCGGCCGCCGCGGTGAACTCGCCGGAGAAGATCAAGCTCGGCACGGTCGGCCAGCCGCTGCCCGGCAACGCGATCCGCATCGCGGAGGACGGCGAGATCCTGATCAAGGGCGGAGTCGTCTTCCCGCAGTACTGGAACAACCCGACGGCCTCCGCCGAGGCGTTCAGCGACGGCTGGTTCGCCACCGGCGACCTCGGCGAGCTGGACTCCGAGGGCTACCTGCGCATCACCGGCCGGAAGAAGGAGATCCTGGTGACCGCGGGCGGCAAGAACGTCGCCCCGGCAGGCATCGAGGACGTCATCCGGGCACACCCGCTGGTCAGCCAGGCTCTGGTCGTCGGGGACGGCAAGCCGTTCATCGCCGCGCTGATCACCGTCGACGCGGAGTCACTTCCGCAGTGGAAGTCGGAGAACGACAAGCCCGCCGATGCCACGGTCGCCGACCTGGCGGACGACGTCGATCTGATCGCCGCCGTGCAAGAGGCCGTCGACGCGGGCAACGAGCGGGTCTCCCGGGCCGAGTCGGTACGCAAGTTCCGCATCCTGCACACGGACTTCACCATTGCCGACGGACACATCACCCCCTCGCTCAAGCTGCGGCGGGCCGCGATCGCGAAGGACTACGCGGCCGAGATCGCCGATCTGTACCGAAAGTGA
- a CDS encoding TIGR03668 family PPOX class F420-dependent oxidoreductase — MRLDLARCRRRFESCLIARLGTIDAVGRPQLVPVTFTMMGESVYLAVDQKPKSTRQLARLRNIRRHPAVSLLVDHYEPDWSQLWWVRVDGTARIEAEPAVMATPLRALAAKYPQYRTDPPAGPVIRIDVDHWSGWSAH; from the coding sequence ATGCGCCTTGATCTCGCGCGATGCCGCAGGCGATTCGAGAGCTGTCTGATCGCGAGGCTGGGCACCATCGACGCGGTCGGTCGTCCCCAACTCGTGCCGGTGACCTTCACGATGATGGGGGAGTCGGTCTATCTGGCGGTCGACCAGAAGCCGAAGTCCACGAGGCAGCTCGCCAGGCTCCGCAACATCCGCAGACATCCGGCGGTGTCGCTTCTCGTCGACCACTATGAGCCGGACTGGTCTCAGCTGTGGTGGGTCCGCGTCGACGGGACGGCGCGGATCGAGGCCGAGCCCGCCGTGATGGCGACGCCGCTGCGCGCGCTGGCGGCGAAGTATCCGCAGTATCGGACGGACCCGCCTGCGGGGCCGGTGATCAGGATCGACGTCGATCACTGGTCCGGCTGGTCGGCACACTGA
- the eccE gene encoding type VII secretion protein EccE: MANLVVLEVGLAVGLLVMAINIDLWPVSAGVLVLALAIAFTRWRGRWVVQWSGLTLRYLARPHSRVVTPPAPTDGEVPAPEEKTVTGPEDARVALLRLVIPDLVVAHAKDHERRPLGLAWHDGAWTAVLMVEPAPALVTHVGAAPNLPFGALAPCLEDRGVILDSIQVIWHCYPGSASLPATSPALNSYLEVLGPLPAAARRSTLVAVRLDPRRCQSAVSERGGGVVGAHRALIGALSRVRNAMEGQGVPTRPLDVDELLRAGISTANLQSVAGAQVKVGLRERWAGVTAGGVGHASYAVTSWPSRAAHSLNALTGVRALSSTVTMSISPTEDEGQVSLRGLVRVSARTPSELAAAHTRLNQLSGKLGVTLTPLRGLQVPGFAATLPLGGTV, translated from the coding sequence GTGGCCAACCTGGTGGTGCTCGAAGTCGGCCTCGCCGTGGGTCTGCTCGTGATGGCGATCAACATCGACCTCTGGCCGGTCTCGGCCGGGGTGCTGGTGCTGGCGCTGGCGATCGCGTTCACCCGGTGGCGTGGCCGATGGGTGGTGCAGTGGAGTGGACTGACGCTGCGTTATCTCGCTCGTCCGCACTCCCGGGTCGTGACGCCGCCCGCACCGACCGACGGCGAGGTGCCCGCGCCGGAGGAGAAGACCGTCACGGGCCCGGAGGACGCCAGGGTCGCGCTGCTGCGGCTGGTGATCCCCGATCTGGTCGTGGCGCACGCCAAGGATCACGAACGCAGGCCGCTCGGCCTCGCCTGGCATGACGGCGCCTGGACCGCGGTGCTGATGGTCGAGCCCGCCCCGGCACTGGTGACGCACGTCGGCGCGGCGCCGAACCTGCCGTTCGGCGCGCTGGCGCCGTGCCTGGAGGACCGGGGTGTGATCCTCGACTCGATCCAGGTGATCTGGCACTGCTACCCCGGCAGCGCGTCGCTGCCCGCCACCTCCCCTGCGCTGAACTCCTACCTGGAGGTACTCGGACCGCTGCCCGCGGCCGCCCGTCGCAGCACGCTCGTCGCGGTGCGGCTGGACCCCCGGCGGTGCCAGAGCGCGGTGTCCGAGCGCGGCGGCGGCGTGGTCGGTGCGCATCGGGCACTCATCGGCGCCTTGTCTCGAGTGCGCAATGCGATGGAGGGCCAGGGGGTGCCCACTCGTCCGTTAGACGTCGACGAACTTCTTCGTGCAGGCATCTCCACCGCCAATCTTCAGTCGGTGGCGGGGGCCCAGGTCAAGGTCGGCCTTCGGGAGCGGTGGGCGGGTGTCACCGCAGGCGGCGTGGGCCACGCAAGCTACGCCGTGACGTCGTGGCCGAGCCGAGCGGCACACAGCCTCAACGCACTGACCGGGGTCCGGGCGCTGTCCTCGACCGTCACGATGTCCATCTCGCCGACGGAGGACGAGGGCCAGGTCAGCCTGCGCGGGCTGGTGCGGGTCAGCGCCCGCACGCCGAGCGAGCTGGCTGCGGCGCACACCAGGCTGAATCAGCTCAGCGGGAAGCTGGGCGTGACGCTGACGCCGCTGCGGGGCCTCCAGGTCCCCGGCTTCGCCGCCACGCTGCCGTTGGGAGGCACGGTATGA
- a CDS encoding WXG100 family type VII secretion target, producing MRPDQFSQDSAADGRWSRATADRVAAPERGDSLGALGASPIAHQGRLAAPAPAEIAPTGPPAIGGIGGPDGEQIAGGASSHLEYLSWISRELGVPDPVQEYFGPVVGRWNDMHEQAERWRRTAELVDDVAIDVASPLGGMDEGWTGADAESFRGHIDQFGRATTSLSETMVALGEALDATADGIRQLVMDMVEVLAHGAESVSEAMVLPLEGEQRARNYLQEMQGPVLEMFELVREVLQALVSACEGFEGESAFADIEMAHTYPGEDWSFEMPTVGGGGPAPETAPAGAGGGGGGAGGGAGGGAGGGGVGGGAGGGVGGGLGGAGGGPSAPAAPTGTGASTGVAAVSGGAPSSVVPSAAGGGGAGGGMMGGMMGGGGMGGGGAQQNEDKERKKSSRVISDATELFGEPEATVAPVIGADDDLR from the coding sequence GTGCGACCCGACCAGTTCAGCCAGGACAGCGCCGCCGACGGCCGGTGGAGCCGAGCGACGGCCGACCGCGTCGCCGCTCCCGAACGAGGTGACTCCCTCGGTGCCCTCGGCGCGAGCCCGATCGCCCACCAGGGCAGGCTCGCCGCCCCCGCGCCTGCCGAGATCGCGCCGACCGGCCCGCCCGCTATCGGCGGGATCGGCGGGCCGGACGGCGAGCAGATCGCGGGCGGTGCGAGCAGCCACCTCGAGTACCTCTCCTGGATCAGCCGGGAGCTGGGCGTGCCCGACCCCGTTCAGGAGTATTTCGGTCCGGTCGTCGGCCGCTGGAACGACATGCACGAGCAGGCCGAACGGTGGCGCAGGACGGCCGAACTCGTCGACGACGTCGCCATCGACGTCGCGAGCCCGCTCGGCGGGATGGACGAGGGCTGGACCGGTGCCGACGCGGAGTCCTTCCGGGGCCACATCGACCAGTTCGGCCGCGCGACCACGTCGCTCTCGGAGACGATGGTGGCGCTCGGCGAGGCGCTGGACGCCACCGCCGACGGCATCCGCCAACTGGTGATGGACATGGTGGAGGTGCTTGCGCACGGCGCCGAGTCGGTATCCGAGGCGATGGTGCTCCCGCTGGAGGGCGAGCAGCGCGCGCGGAACTACCTGCAGGAGATGCAGGGCCCGGTGCTGGAGATGTTCGAGCTGGTCCGTGAGGTCCTTCAGGCGCTGGTGAGTGCCTGTGAGGGCTTCGAAGGCGAGAGCGCCTTCGCCGACATCGAGATGGCGCACACCTATCCCGGCGAGGACTGGAGCTTCGAGATGCCGACCGTCGGCGGCGGCGGTCCCGCTCCGGAGACGGCGCCTGCGGGTGCAGGCGGTGGCGGTGGCGGTGCGGGCGGCGGTGCAGGTGGCGGTGCAGGTGGCGGTGGTGTCGGCGGCGGAGCAGGCGGTGGTGTCGGGGGCGGCCTCGGCGGCGCGGGCGGCGGGCCGAGCGCGCCTGCGGCTCCGACGGGCACCGGCGCCTCGACCGGCGTCGCGGCGGTCTCCGGGGGCGCCCCGTCGTCCGTGGTCCCGAGCGCTGCCGGGGGCGGCGGCGCGGGCGGCGGAATGATGGGCGGGATGATGGGCGGCGGCGGAATGGGCGGCGGCGGCGCTCAGCAGAACGAGGACAAGGAACGCAAGAAGTCGTCCCGAGTGATCTCCGATGCCACCGAGCTGTTCGGCGAGCCGGAGGCCACCGTCGCGCCGGTCATCGGTGCCGACGACGACCTCCGCTGA
- a CDS encoding VOC family protein, with product MPMSRSGGTMLYASLPRGLPCWVDLCSTEPSAALDFYATLFDWEYQTQSAEQGGAGDDYFVATRDGIPVGGISARREAASSWVLHLATQRLTEASSTAQRLGAQVLRKEEELGALGRRVVLRDSSLAEIALLQAGNGWQFEVGRPGSLIWAELITNRVRFADHFYETLFEYETREFGDSRRSDFVVWYVGGDSVLARVRMVKDTGPQTEPHWLVYFGVDPAVGVDQTVAQARSLGAELRVDPFDSAYGRIAVLRDVTGARFGLIDPGEATGHETAAIYDPYDD from the coding sequence ATGCCGATGTCCAGGTCCGGCGGAACAATGCTGTACGCGAGCCTGCCGAGAGGACTGCCGTGCTGGGTCGACCTCTGCTCCACTGAGCCGTCGGCCGCGTTGGACTTCTACGCGACGCTGTTCGACTGGGAGTATCAGACGCAGTCGGCCGAGCAGGGCGGCGCGGGCGACGACTACTTCGTGGCGACGCGGGACGGCATCCCGGTCGGTGGCATCTCCGCCCGCCGCGAGGCCGCGTCGAGCTGGGTGCTCCACCTCGCCACCCAGCGGCTCACCGAGGCCTCCTCGACCGCGCAGCGACTCGGGGCGCAGGTCCTGCGGAAGGAAGAGGAGCTCGGCGCACTGGGTCGCCGTGTCGTACTGCGTGACTCGAGCCTCGCCGAGATCGCGCTGTTACAGGCGGGCAACGGCTGGCAGTTCGAGGTGGGCAGGCCGGGATCGTTGATCTGGGCCGAGCTGATCACCAACCGGGTTCGATTCGCCGATCACTTCTACGAGACGCTCTTCGAGTACGAGACCAGGGAGTTCGGCGACAGCAGGCGCTCCGACTTCGTCGTCTGGTACGTCGGCGGCGACTCCGTGCTGGCTCGCGTGCGGATGGTCAAGGACACCGGTCCGCAGACGGAGCCGCATTGGCTCGTGTACTTCGGGGTCGATCCGGCCGTCGGGGTGGATCAGACGGTCGCACAGGCCAGGTCGCTCGGCGCCGAACTCAGGGTCGACCCCTTCGATTCCGCGTACGGGCGGATCGCGGTGCTCCGCGACGTCACCGGCGCCCGTTTCGGGCTGATCGATCCCGGTGAGGCGACGGGCCATGAGACGGCGGCCATCTACGACCCGTACGACGACTGA
- a CDS encoding vitamin K epoxide reductase family protein, with amino-acid sequence MAHQLADESAAGALDSTAPEDHPDDSAAQADRPVGQAASRGLALLLTIGGVIGFAAAFVLLIERIQLLIDPLYIPSCSLNDVLSCGSVMTTPQAAAFGFPNPIIGVAAFPVVATIGAAALAGARFRRWFWLGLQAGTVFGVVFVHWLMFASLFEIRALCPYCMVVWAVMLPIFWYTTVANIRAGRLPLGAVGRALVDYRHVVMLTWSLVIVALVIQSFWSYWVSLF; translated from the coding sequence GTGGCTCACCAGCTCGCGGACGAGAGCGCGGCAGGCGCGCTCGATTCGACCGCACCAGAAGACCACCCCGACGACTCGGCCGCCCAGGCCGATCGGCCGGTCGGCCAGGCCGCCTCACGTGGGCTGGCGCTGCTGCTCACCATCGGCGGGGTCATCGGGTTCGCCGCCGCCTTCGTCCTGCTCATCGAGCGGATCCAGCTGCTGATCGACCCGCTCTACATTCCCTCGTGCAGTCTCAATGACGTCCTGAGCTGCGGATCGGTGATGACCACTCCGCAGGCCGCCGCCTTCGGCTTCCCCAACCCGATCATCGGGGTGGCGGCGTTCCCCGTGGTGGCGACGATCGGCGCAGCAGCGCTCGCGGGCGCCCGATTCCGCCGCTGGTTCTGGTTGGGCCTCCAGGCGGGCACCGTGTTCGGCGTGGTGTTCGTGCACTGGCTGATGTTCGCGAGCCTCTTCGAGATCAGGGCACTGTGCCCGTACTGCATGGTCGTGTGGGCGGTCATGCTGCCGATCTTCTGGTATACGACGGTGGCCAACATCCGCGCGGGCAGGCTGCCGCTCGGCGCGGTCGGGCGCGCGCTGGTCGACTATCGCCATGTCGTGATGCTGACCTGGTCGCTGGTGATCGTCGCCCTGGTGATTCAGTCGTTCTGGAGCTACTGGGTCAGCCTGTTCTGA